A DNA window from Fragaria vesca subsp. vesca linkage group LG3, FraVesHawaii_1.0, whole genome shotgun sequence contains the following coding sequences:
- the LOC101291216 gene encoding alpha,alpha-trehalose-phosphate synthase [UDP-forming] 1-like, whose amino-acid sequence MPGNKYNSNSAHIPNRVERLLRVRELRKNNRASSQLNEANDNNSEKEEESSRNSYFEKYLDGAAAVRALNEGPENQEARPLRQRLLVVANRLPVSAVRRGEDSWSLEISAGGLVSALLGVKEFEARWIGWAGVNVPDDIGQQALTKALAEKRCIPVFLDEEIVHQYYNGYCNNILWPLFHYLGLPQEDRLATTRSFQSQFSAYKKANQMFADVVNAHYEEGDVVWCHDYHLMFLPKCLKEYNSKMKVGWFLHTPFPSSEIHRTLPSRSELLRSVLAADLVGFHTYDYARHFVSACTRILGLEGTPEGVEDQGRLTRVAAFPIGIDSDRFIRALEVPQVQEHIRELKERFAGRKVMLGVDRLDMIKGIPQKILAFEKFLEENPIWRDKVVLLQIAVPTRTDVPEYQKLTSQVHEIVGRINGRFGSLTAVPIHHLDRSLDFHALCALYAVTDVVLVTSLRDGMNLVSYEYVACQDAKRGVLILSEFAGAAQSLGAGAILVNPWNITEVANSIAQALNMSSEEREKRHRHNFLHVTTHTAQEWAETFVSELNDTVVEAQLRTRQVPPPLPNREAIQRYLRANNRLLILGFNATLTEPVDTPERRGDQIKEMELKLHPDLIEPLTALCNDPNTTIVVLSGSDRNVLDDNFGELDMWLAAENGMFLRATKGQWMTTMPEHLNMEWVESVKHVFEYFTERTPRSHFELRETSLVWNYKYADVDFGRLQARDMLQHLWTGPISNASVDVVQGSRSVEVRAVGVTKGAAIDRILGEIVHSKSMTSPIDYVLCMGHFLGKDEDVYTFFEPDLSTDNNGLPRSKITDGLRSSGERRSSPKLLANKSGSKSSQNKTQRPLPNPEKKAAVNHKSGNVRSPSPDKISWNVLDLKKENYYSCSVGRTRTNARYLLQSSDDVVSFLKELADASSDFE is encoded by the exons ATGCCTGGGAACAAGTACAACAGTAATTCAGCCCACATTCCAAATCGAGTTGAACGGCTCTTGAGAGTAAGGGAGCTTAGGAAGAATAATAGAGCATCATCACAATTAAATGAAGCAAATGATAATAATAGTGAAAAAGAAGAGGAAAGCTCAAGAAATTCTTATTTCGAAAAATACTTGGATGGGGCTGCAGCTGTAAGGGCACTTAATGAGGGGCCTGAAAACCAAGAAGCAAGGCCTCTTAGGCAAAGGCTGTTGGTTGTGGCCAACAGGTTACCCGTGTCTGCTGTTAGGAGAGGTGAAGATTCATGGTCTTTGGAGATAAGTGCTGGGGGTCTGGTCAGTGCCCTTTTAG GTGTAAAGGAGTTTGAGGCAAGGTGGATTGGGTGGGCTGGGGTAAATGTACCAGATGATATTGGACAGCAGGCACTTACAAAAGCTCTAGCTGAAAAG AGATGTATTCCCGTCTTCCTTGATGAGGAGATTGTCCATCAATATTACAATGGCTATTGCAACAATATTTTATGGCCCCTTTTCCATTACCTTGGGCTCCCACAAGAAGATCGACTTGCCACCACTCGGAGTTTCCAGTCACAGTTTTCTGCATATAAGAAGGCGAATCAAATGTTTGCAGATGTAGTTAATGCACATTATGAAGAGGGTGATGTTGTTTGGTGCCATGACTACCATCTTATGTTTCTTCCAAAATGCTTGAAGGAATATAACAGCAAAATGAAAGTCGGTTGGTTTCTCCACACTCCATTTCCTTCCTCTGAAATTCATAGGACGCTGCCATCACGATCAGAACTCCTGCGCTCAGTTCTTGCAGCTGATTTGGTTGG TTTTCACACTTATGACTACGCACGACACTTTGTTAGTGCTTGCACTCGCATTCTTGGGCTTGAGGGTACACCTGAAGGAGTTGAGGATCAAGGGAGGCTTACTCGAGTGGCTGCG TTTCCTATTGGAATAGATTCAGATCGCTTCATACGAGCACTTGAGGTTCCTCAAGTCCAAGAACACATTAGGGAACTGAAAGAAAGATTTGCAGGGCGAAAG GTAATGTTGGGTGTTGATCGGCTTGATATGATTAAAGGAATCCCTCAAAAGATACTGGCGTTTGAAAAGTTTCTTGAGGAAAACCCTATCTGGCGTGACAAAGTGGTTTTGCTGCAAATTGCAGTGCCAACAAGAACCGATGTTCCTGAGT ATCAGAAACTTACAAGTCAGGTTCATGAAATTGTTGGACGAATTAATGGCAGATTTGGAAGTTTGACTGCTGTCCCTATACATCACCTG GATCGTTCTCTCGACTTTCATGCATTATGTGCACTGTATGCTGTTACAG ATGTAGTACTTGTCACATCCCTCAGAGACGGAATGAATCTTGTCAGTTATGAATATGTGGCTTGCCAAGATGCAAAGAGAGGGGTCCTTATCCTTAGTGAG TTTGCTGGTGCCGCACAGTCTCTAGGTGCCGGAGCAATTCTAGTGAACCCATGGAACATCACAGAAGTTGCCAATTCAATTGCCCAAGCACTGAATATGTCCTCTGAAGAACGAGAGAAGCGACATAGGCATAACTTTTTACATGTGACAACCCACACTGCCCAGGAATGGGCTGAAACTTTTGTAAG TGAGCTGAACGATACTGTTGTAGAGGCGCAATTGCGGACAAGACAAGTACCACCACCACTGCCAAACAGGGAGGCAATTCAACGTTACTTACGAGCAAATAACCGATTGCTTATACTG GGATTCAATGCGACTTTAACTGAACCAGTGGACACTCCTGAGAGACGAGGTGATCAAATAAAAGAAATGGAACTTAAATTGCATCCGGATTTGATAGAACCCTTGACAGCACTCTGCAATGATCCAAACACAACCATTGTTGTCCTCAGTGGGAGTGACAGGAATGTCTTAGATGAT AACTTTGGGGAGCTTGACATGTGGTTGGCAGCTGAAAATGGAATGTTTCTACGGGCCACAAAGGGACAATGGATGACAACGATGCCTGAACATTTGAATATGGAATGGGTCGAAAGTGTGAAG CATGTCTTTGAATATTTCACAGAGAGAACACCCCGGTCACACTTTGAACTTCGTGAAACTTCCCTCGTTTGGAATTACAAATATGCAG ATGTTGATTTTGGAAGACTTCAAGCGAGAGATATGTTGCAGCATCTCTGGACTGGTCCAATCTCTAATGCATCTGTTGATGTTGTTCAAGGTAGCCGGTCTGTGGAGGTGCGAGCAGTTGGTGTCACAAAG GGTGCAGCAATTGACCGTATATTGGGAGAGATAGTTCACAGTAAATCCATGACATCCCCCATTGATTATGTACTGTGCATGGGGCATTTTCTTGGGAAG GATGAAGATGTGTACACCTTTTTCGAGCCGGATCTGTCGACTGACAATAATGGTCTTCCAAGAAGCAAGATAACTGATGGACTAAGGTCATCTGGTGAGAGAAGATCTTCTCCGAAGCTTCTGGCAAACAAAAGTGGGTCAAAATCATCGCAAAACAAGACACAACGACCTTTACCAAATCCTGAGAAGAAAGCTGCTGTCAACCATAAATCTGGGAATGTAAGGTCGCCATCTCCTGATAAGATTTCTTGGAATGTACTTGACCTCAAGAAGGAGAACTACTACTCTTGTTCTGTTGGGAGGACTCGTACAAATGCTCGATATCTACTTCAGTCATCAGATGATGTAGTCTCATTTCTGAAGGAGTTGGCTGATGCATCTTCAGATTTTGAGTAA
- the LOC101291504 gene encoding probable rhamnose biosynthetic enzyme 1-like, whose product MASYTPKNILITGAAGFIASHVANRLVRSHPEYKIVVLDKLDYCSNLKNLLPSKSSPNFKFVKGDIGSADLVNYLLITESIDTIMHFAAQTHVDNSFGNSFEFTKNNIYGTHVLLEACKVTGQIRRFIHVSTDEVYGETDEDAVVGNHEASQLLPTNPYSATKAGAEMLVMAYGRSYGLPVITTRGNNVYGPNQFPEKLIPKFILLAMQGKPLPIHGDGANVRSYLYCEDVAEAFELILHKGEVGHVYNIGTKKERRVIDVAQDICKLFNIDAEACIKFVENRPFNDQRYFLDDQKLTVLGWSERTAWEEGLKKTIEWYTKNPNWWGDVSGALLPHPRMLMMPGGIERHFDEPEEEISESYVSSNPRMLVPPTKCSGSPRKPPYKFLIYGKTGWIGGVLGKLCEKQGIPYEYGKGRLEDRSSLAADIQNIKPTHVFNAAGVTGRPNVDWCESHKAETIRTNVAGTLTLADVCREHGLLMINFATGCIFEYDAKHPEGSGIGFTEEDKPNFFGSFYSKTKAMVEELLNEFDNVCTLRVRMPISSDLNNPRNFITKISRYNKVVNIPNSMTILDELLPISIEMAKRNLRGIWNFTNPGVVSHNEILEMYKQYIDPSFKYSNFTIEEQAKVIVAARSNNEMDASKLKKEFPELLPIKESLIKYVFEPNKKTSAK is encoded by the exons ATGGCTTCATATACGCCCAAAAACATCCTCATTACTGGGGCTGCTGGCTTCATTGCTTCCCATGTGGCCAACCGGCTCGTTCGCAGTCACCCTGAGTACAAAATTGTTGTGCTTGACAAGCTTGACTACTGTTCGAATCTGAAAAACCTCCTTCCCTCCAAGTCATCTCCCAATTTCAAGTTTGTTAAGGGGGACATTGGAAGTGCTGACCTTGTCAACTATCTCCTCATCACTGAGTCGATAGATACAATAATGCACTTTGCCGCCCAGACTCATGTTGACAACTCCTTTGGTAACAGCTTTGAGTTCACAAAGAACAACATCTATGGCACCCATGTTCTTCTGGAAGCATGTAAAGTCACTGGCCAAATCAGGAGGTTCATCCATGTTAGCACAGATGAAGTCTATGGTGAGACTGATGAAGATGCTGTTGTAGGAAATCATGAGGCATCTCAACTCCTTCCGACAAATCCATACTCTGCTACAAAAGCTGGAGCAGAAATGCTTGTTATGGCATATGGAAGGTCATACGGGCTGCCTGTTATAACGACTCGTGGAAACAATGTTTATGGACCAAATCAATTTCCTGAAAAATTGATTCCAAAGTTCATTCTCCTGGCTATGCAAGGGAAACCTCTTCCAATTCATGGGGATGGTGCTAATGTGAGGAGCTACTTATACTGTGAGGATGTTGCTGAGGCTTTTGAACTCATTCTTCACAAAGGAGAGGTTGGCCATGTCTACAATATTGGGACAAAGAAGGAAAGGAGAGTTATTGATGTGGCACAAGACATATGCAAACTTTTCAACATTGACGCAGAAGCATGCATCAAGTTTGTTGAAAACAGGCCTTTCAATGACCAGAGGTACTTCCTTGATGATCAGAAGTTGACGGTGTTGGGGTGGTCAGAGCGTACTGCCTGGGAAGAGGGGTTGAAGAAGACTATAGAATGGTACACTAAGAATCCTAACTGGTGGGGTGATGTATCTGGGGCACTGCTTCCTCATCCACGAATGTTGATGATGCCTGGTGGGATCGAGAGACATTTTGATGAGCCTGAAGAGGAAATATCCGAGTCTTATGTCTCAAGTAATCCTCGAATGTTGGTTCCCCCTACCAAATGCAGTGGTTCTCCTCGTAAACCTCCCTATAAGTTCTTGATCTATGGTAAGACTGGGTGGATTGGTGGTGTACTTGGGAAGCTATGTGAAAAACAAGGGATTCCTTATGAATATGGAAAAGGGCGTCTTGAGGATCGGTCTTCACTTGCTGCAGACATTCAGAATATTAAGCCAACTCATGTGTTCAATGCTGCTGGTGTGACTGGAAGACCTAATGTTGATTGGTGTGAATCTCATAAAGCAGAAACAATTCGAACCAATGTTGCTGGAACCCTAACCCTAGCAGATGTTTGCAGAGAGCATGGGCTCCTTATGATTAACTTTGCGACTGGGTGTATATTTGAGTATGATGCTAAACATCCGGAGGGTTCAGGCATTGGGTTCACTGAAGAAGATAAGCCCAACTTCTTTGGTTCTTTCTATTCAAAAACCAAGGCCATG GTTGAGGAGCTCTTGAATGAATTCGACAATGTTTGCACACTTAGAGTTCGTATGCCCATCTCATCAGACCTGAACAACCCACGTAACTTCATCACCAAGATTTCTCGTTATAACAAGGTGGTTAACATTCCTAACAGCATGACCATCTTGGATGAACTACTACCCATTTCAATTGAGATGGCGAAGCGGAACTTGAGGGGTATCTGGAACTTCACAAATCCTGGGGTCGTGAGCCATAATGAGATCCTGGAGATGTACAAGCAGTACATTGACCCAAGTTTCAAATACTCCAATTTTACAATTGAAGAGCAAGCCAAGGTTATTGTTGCTGCCCGAAGCAACAATGAAATGGATGCATCCAAGTTGAAGAAAGAGTTCCCTGAGTTGCTACCAATCAAGGAGTCACTGATAAAGTATGTCTTTGAACCAAACAAGAAAACTTCTGCAAAATAA